The Polaribacter sp. MED152 region ATGATGATTGGCCAAGAAGAAGACAAATTAATGCCACTTTTAGAATTTGCTTTAGGTATTGAAGCAGCACAAATTATAATTGTTTTAGGTATTTTAATACTAGGTGCTATTTTTCAAGGCCTTTTTAAAGTTTCTAAAAGAGATTGGGTTATGGTAACATCCTCTATTGTAATTGGTTTTGCTATTCAAATGATGATTGATAGAGTTTTCTGGTAGATTAAAAATTGTCTTATAATTAACGTTCAGTTTCTGTAAATCTCATTATTTTCGTGATATGACAGAAAAGAAACAATTAAAATATGATAAAGCCTATTTAAGAATGGCTTTAGAATGGGGTAAACTGTCTCATTGCAAACGCAAACAAGTAGGTGCCTTAATTGTAAAAGATAGAATGATAATTTCAGATGGCTTCAATGGAACTCCTACTGGTTTCGATAATTGTTGTGAAGACGAAAATGGCGCAACAAAATGGGAAGTTTTGCATGCAGAAGCCAATGCTATTTTAAAAGTAGCTTCCTCTACACAATCTGCTAAAAATGCAACCTTATATATTACACTATCACCTTGTACACAATGCAGTAAATTAATTCATCAAGCAGGTATTAAAAGGGTTGTTTATGCAAATGCCTATAAAGATCCTTCAGGCTTAGATTTCTTAAAAAAGGCTGGTGTTTCATTAACCTATTTGCCTTATGAATAAAAATAACTTACCAATATATTTTGCAATTGCTTTGGTTCTTGGAATACTAATTGGTGTATTTTTTGGAGGAGATGCAAAAGACTTATTATCATTTTCGGAAGGAAACAAACAAGAGCAAAAAATAAAAAAACTCATCAATTTCATAGAAAAAGACTATGTAGATGATGTAAATACAGATGATTTATTAGATGGAGCTATAACTCAAATGTTGGGCAAATTAGACCCACATTCTGTGTACATACCAAAAGAAAATTTGCAGGCAGTTACAGAAAGCATGCAAGGTAATTTTGTGGGTATTGGTGTACAGTTTAGAATGATAAAAGATTCTATTACAGTAATTCAACCTATTAAAGGAGGCCCAAGTATAAAAGCTGGTATAAAAGCTGGAGACCGAATTCTAATGGCTAATTCAGACACTTTATTTGGTAAAAATCTTAGAACTGGTTCTGTACCAAAATACTTAAAAGGAAAACCAAATACAGATGTTTCTTTGCAAGTTTATAGAAAAAGCAACGATTCACTTTTCAATGTAAACATCACCAGAGGAAAAGTAAACATTAAAAGTGTAGATTTGGCCTATATGATTAACGATTCTGTGGGATACATCAAGTTAGATCGTTTTGCAAGAAATACCTACACCGAATTTAAAACCTCTTTAAACCAGTTAAAAAAGAAAGGAATGACCGATCTTGTTTTAGACCTTAGAGGAAATGGAGGTGGTTTCATAGAAATAGCAAACAGAATAATAGATGAGTTTTTAGAAAGTGATAAACTCATGGTATTTACAAAAGACAATAAAGAACAGGTAGAAAATTTTTATGCAACTTCTATGGGTGCTTTTGAAAATGGTGGTTTATATGTTTTAATAGATGAAAACTCAGCATCAGCCTCAGAAATTGTAGCAGGGGCTTTACAAGATAATGATAAAGGTACCATTATTGGTAGAAGGTCTTTTGGTAAAGGTTTAGTGCAAATAGAAATGGATTTAGGTGATGGTTCTGCAGTTCGTTTAACCACTGCAAGGTATTACACACCAACTGGTAGATCTATACAAAAACCGTATTCTGGCAATGGTAATAAGAGTTATTTTAAAGATTATCAGCAACGAGTTTTAAGTGGAGAATTGTTAAGTAAAGACAGTATTAAAGTAGTAGATTCTTTGCAATACAAAACACCAAAAGGTAAAATCGTTTATGGTGGAGGAGGAATTA contains the following coding sequences:
- a CDS encoding dCMP deaminase family protein, with amino-acid sequence MTEKKQLKYDKAYLRMALEWGKLSHCKRKQVGALIVKDRMIISDGFNGTPTGFDNCCEDENGATKWEVLHAEANAILKVASSTQSAKNATLYITLSPCTQCSKLIHQAGIKRVVYANAYKDPSGLDFLKKAGVSLTYLPYE
- a CDS encoding S41 family peptidase gives rise to the protein MNKNNLPIYFAIALVLGILIGVFFGGDAKDLLSFSEGNKQEQKIKKLINFIEKDYVDDVNTDDLLDGAITQMLGKLDPHSVYIPKENLQAVTESMQGNFVGIGVQFRMIKDSITVIQPIKGGPSIKAGIKAGDRILMANSDTLFGKNLRTGSVPKYLKGKPNTDVSLQVYRKSNDSLFNVNITRGKVNIKSVDLAYMINDSVGYIKLDRFARNTYTEFKTSLNQLKKKGMTDLVLDLRGNGGGFIEIANRIIDEFLESDKLMVFTKDNKEQVENFYATSMGAFENGGLYVLIDENSASASEIVAGALQDNDKGTIIGRRSFGKGLVQIEMDLGDGSAVRLTTARYYTPTGRSIQKPYSGNGNKSYFKDYQQRVLSGELLSKDSIKVVDSLQYKTPKGKIVYGGGGIIPDVFVAIDTTSRMTNFYFNTINNFAFDYVDENRKELNEWTIDAFVQEFDANDEVYESYLSSIKDKVTPSFRTEQTIKPYLKASIANVLFGDVGFYRIMHQDDKMLQKVLELESKKE